Proteins from a genomic interval of Arthrobacter sp. CAN_C5:
- a CDS encoding bifunctional diguanylate cyclase/phosphodiesterase, with product MEKTMGGRPQPVPAPDSYQVLIEGSPDALLALSQQGQVVLINAAAEEMFGYQRSVLVGQHYGIVLPPLPGQDDPDDSPPSSAPGGLLLGKALPVSGRHRGGQVFPVEVRTARLSVGQDEQIVLSVRNVSEQQRHGAELREALSLLNATLESTADGILVVSHEGRIAGSNEQFAAMWGIPARLLGSGDDGQVIGFVLGQLIDPGAFVAKVEELYADPSAESHDTLEFLDGRTFERYSKPQRVDGQVVGRVWSFRDATPRRRAEEQARKALADLAGQTEELRTLAFRDSLTGLANRFRFQDRLTDALSAPGNRSVDVLLLDLDDFKEVNDILGHHAGDQMLVEIGNRLTQCVRATDTVARLGGDEFVALLVDSEDPEAVAARILSSVNRPFLLDGREFQPSVSLGLAGAEGHPAQAPDLLRRADVAMYAAKRDGKNRYMRFHPSMMEALLAHTELEAGLRKAVERDELVLHFQPVVSAADRDVTQVEALVYWRRPAGLVELSEFIATAESGGLINRIGREVLTAACSQLRPWLSGSARRSLAVKVSTVQLREQDFASEILAILAACQISPRQVVLEVSENAFMEASPQITGQLGLLRGHGTRVALDNFGTGYSSLGQLQGLPVDSIKIDRSFVSQLHSDSGTLPILTSMVQLGRNLGLHITAEGIDNTSQARHLLELGCEHLQGSLFSCPRSSEDLPVVIDQAETLIRRLTAGQNTGADRKR from the coding sequence ATGGAAAAGACCATGGGTGGAAGACCACAACCGGTGCCGGCTCCCGACTCCTACCAGGTGCTGATTGAAGGCTCCCCGGATGCACTGCTGGCCCTTTCACAGCAAGGACAGGTGGTGCTGATCAATGCCGCCGCCGAGGAAATGTTCGGCTATCAAAGATCGGTTCTGGTCGGACAGCATTACGGGATCGTCCTGCCCCCGCTCCCGGGGCAGGACGATCCGGATGATTCCCCGCCTTCCTCCGCACCCGGGGGCCTTCTCCTCGGGAAGGCCCTGCCGGTGTCAGGCCGGCACCGGGGCGGCCAGGTATTTCCGGTCGAAGTCAGAACCGCCAGACTGAGCGTCGGACAGGACGAGCAGATTGTCCTGTCCGTGCGGAATGTCAGTGAACAGCAACGACACGGCGCTGAACTGCGCGAGGCGCTGTCCCTGCTGAACGCCACCCTGGAATCCACCGCCGACGGAATCCTGGTGGTAAGCCATGAGGGCCGGATCGCCGGATCGAACGAACAATTCGCTGCCATGTGGGGGATACCGGCGCGGCTTCTCGGATCCGGCGACGACGGGCAGGTGATCGGATTCGTCCTGGGGCAGCTGATCGATCCCGGAGCTTTCGTGGCCAAGGTCGAGGAGCTGTATGCGGACCCCTCCGCCGAGAGCCACGACACGCTCGAGTTCCTGGACGGACGGACCTTTGAGCGGTATTCCAAGCCCCAACGCGTCGACGGTCAGGTCGTGGGCCGGGTCTGGAGTTTCCGCGACGCCACTCCCCGGCGCCGCGCCGAAGAGCAGGCACGCAAGGCACTGGCCGATCTGGCCGGACAGACCGAGGAGCTTCGCACCCTGGCGTTCCGGGACTCCCTGACCGGTCTCGCCAACCGCTTCCGGTTCCAGGACCGCCTCACGGATGCCCTCAGCGCACCGGGGAACCGTTCGGTGGACGTGCTTCTGCTGGACCTTGACGACTTCAAGGAGGTCAACGACATCCTCGGGCACCATGCAGGGGACCAGATGCTCGTGGAGATCGGCAACCGGCTCACCCAGTGCGTACGAGCCACCGATACGGTTGCACGGCTCGGTGGCGATGAGTTTGTCGCCCTTCTGGTGGACAGCGAGGATCCCGAAGCCGTCGCCGCTCGGATCCTGTCATCCGTAAACCGGCCCTTCCTGCTGGATGGCCGCGAGTTCCAGCCCAGCGTAAGCCTCGGTCTGGCGGGTGCCGAAGGCCACCCGGCACAGGCGCCGGACCTTCTTCGGCGCGCCGATGTCGCCATGTACGCGGCCAAGAGAGACGGCAAGAACCGGTACATGCGCTTCCATCCGAGCATGATGGAAGCCCTGCTGGCACACACCGAACTGGAAGCCGGACTCCGCAAGGCGGTCGAGCGCGATGAACTCGTGCTGCACTTTCAGCCGGTGGTATCGGCCGCGGACCGGGATGTCACTCAGGTGGAGGCCCTGGTTTACTGGAGGAGACCCGCCGGACTGGTGGAACTGAGCGAATTCATCGCCACCGCCGAGAGCGGCGGGCTTATCAACCGGATCGGCCGGGAAGTGCTGACCGCGGCATGTTCCCAGCTGCGCCCATGGCTCAGCGGGTCCGCCCGGAGGTCCTTGGCGGTGAAGGTCTCGACCGTTCAACTCCGCGAGCAGGACTTCGCCTCCGAGATTCTCGCCATCCTTGCCGCCTGCCAGATCAGTCCCCGCCAGGTGGTGCTGGAGGTAAGTGAGAATGCGTTCATGGAGGCCTCGCCTCAGATCACCGGACAACTCGGGCTATTACGCGGGCACGGAACCAGGGTGGCGCTGGACAATTTCGGAACAGGCTATTCCTCCCTTGGGCAACTGCAGGGGCTGCCCGTGGATTCCATCAAGATCGATCGCTCCTTCGTGTCCCAACTGCACTCCGACTCCGGGACCCTGCCGATCCTCACCTCGATGGTCCAGCTGGGCCGCAACCTTGGACTGCACATCACGGCCGAAGGAATCGATAACACCTCCCAAGCACGGCACCTGCTGGAACTGGGCTGTGAACACCTTCAGGGTTCCCTGTTCTCCTGCCCGCGCTCCAGCGAGGACCTGCCCGTCGTCATCGATCAGGCCGAAACCCTCATCCGCCGGCTCACAGCCGGCCAGAACACCGGCGCCGACCGAAAACGCTGA
- a CDS encoding SgcJ/EcaC family oxidoreductase, with protein sequence MEVFETKASPQFPSHTDTSGIATAVLTSWSEGIADHRPEAVASHFTDNALFQGLDKKHGIGRAVITAYYDKQPAGLRAEFRILEHRRLSPDIVLAYAGVDFTFADGRVLPVHLTVVLQRSGRNWLISHYHVSKIE encoded by the coding sequence ATGGAAGTTTTTGAAACCAAAGCAAGCCCTCAGTTTCCGTCCCACACCGACACATCCGGTATCGCCACCGCGGTCCTCACCTCGTGGTCCGAGGGGATCGCGGACCACCGGCCGGAGGCCGTGGCCTCCCACTTCACAGACAATGCGCTCTTTCAGGGACTCGACAAAAAACACGGCATCGGCCGGGCCGTCATCACTGCCTACTACGACAAACAGCCGGCCGGGCTTCGGGCCGAGTTCCGGATCCTCGAACACCGACGGCTCTCGCCCGACATTGTGCTGGCCTATGCCGGCGTAGACTTCACGTTCGCAGACGGCCGGGTCCTTCCGGTGCACCTGACGGTGGTGCTGCAGAGGAGCGGCAGGAACTGGCTGATCAGCCACTACCACGTCTCGAAAATCGAGTAG
- a CDS encoding SDR family NAD(P)-dependent oxidoreductase, whose protein sequence is MKYRRVAVVTGGSQGIGEGLTAAFRNIGYAVVANSRSIAPNEEVDFVTVAGDISDPAVAQKVIATAVEKFGRIDTLVNNAGIFVGKPFTEYTKEDYERVVQVNLGGFFHITQYAISRMLEQGAGHVVNVTTTLVEYANSNVPSALANLTKGGLSSVTKSLAIEYAGRGIRVNAVSPGHIETPMHPPSTHDFLADQHPVGRMGTVDDIAKGVLYLEQAPFVTGEVLHVDGGQSAGS, encoded by the coding sequence ATGAAATATCGCAGGGTCGCGGTCGTCACCGGGGGATCACAGGGCATCGGAGAAGGGCTCACGGCCGCGTTCCGCAATATCGGCTACGCCGTCGTTGCCAACTCGCGCTCCATCGCCCCAAACGAGGAGGTTGACTTCGTCACCGTCGCCGGGGACATTTCGGATCCCGCGGTGGCGCAGAAGGTCATCGCGACCGCCGTCGAAAAATTCGGGCGGATCGACACCCTCGTCAACAATGCCGGCATCTTTGTGGGCAAGCCCTTCACCGAGTACACGAAGGAGGATTACGAGCGGGTGGTCCAGGTAAACCTCGGCGGGTTCTTCCACATAACCCAGTACGCCATCTCCCGGATGCTTGAGCAAGGTGCAGGCCACGTCGTCAACGTCACCACCACCTTGGTCGAGTATGCGAATTCCAACGTTCCCTCGGCGCTTGCCAACCTCACCAAGGGTGGCTTGTCGTCGGTCACGAAATCCCTGGCCATCGAATACGCGGGCCGTGGAATCCGGGTCAATGCTGTCTCACCCGGGCACATCGAAACCCCGATGCACCCGCCCAGCACCCATGATTTCCTCGCCGACCAGCACCCGGTCGGGCGAATGGGCACAGTCGACGACATTGCCAAGGGAGTCCTCTACCTCGAGCAGGCCCCCTTCGTCACCGGCGAAGTCCTCCACGTTGACGGTGGCCAAAGCGCCGGCAGCTAG